Below is a genomic region from Candidatus Neptunochlamydia vexilliferae.
GGGTGCCCAAGCTCTGACAACGATTTTAACCGCTCCCATGGTTGTTGCTCAGTGGATCAATACGCAGTATCTATTTTCAATGCTTGATAACGTTGCCTATGGGGGAGGGAGCAAGGTGACGAAAAATATTACGGGAAAGATGGGGATTATGCAGGGGAATGCAAGTGATCTTATGCAAGGGCTCCCCCTTCAGTCGGTCTATAAAAGTGACTGTGAGTCTTACCATGACCCTTTCCGCCTCATGACGGTAGTGTATGCTCCAAGGGAAATGTTAAGCGCGGTCATCAAGGAGCAGGAGGTCTTACAAAAGCTCTTTAAGAATGGGTGGGTCAAGCTTGCCTGTATCGATTCAGAAGAGAGGCGCGCCTACCAGCTGGGAAGGGACCTATCTTGGAGTCCCGCTTCTTCTCTAAATCCTTTGTAGAACTACTCGCTCATAAATATCTTCTACCCCGGGGCGACTACTTACTCCGCTTTTCGCCACAACTGGGACAGAAACTCCACCGACGCTCAAGCTCTTCCTTGCACTTTGAGCATCGAGCTAAAGCGGGGTCATGCCACTTATCATTTTTATGATAGATCACTTGGATGATAATGATAATGACAGGGATCGTTGTCATGATTTGTTTGACAAGGAAAATCAGCGAGCCTTCTTCGATAGCGGTAAAGGTGAGGGTTCCAAAACCCAGGGCCAGTAGGATGTTATAGGTTAAGGAGATATCCCTAACTTCTTTATGGACATGGATCTTCCAAATCTGAAACCAGTAACTGACAGATAAGACAACAATGGCGATCCAAGATAAAATA
It encodes:
- a CDS encoding zinc ribbon domain-containing protein, yielding MLLNILSWIAIVVLSVSYWFQIWKIHVHKEVRDISLTYNILLALGFGTLTFTAIEEGSLIFLVKQIMTTIPVIIIIIQVIYHKNDKWHDPALARCSKCKEELERRWSFCPSCGEKRSK